In Fusobacterium periodonticum ATCC 33693, the following are encoded in one genomic region:
- a CDS encoding OmpA family protein — MFFINKKKKEIQIEETNYWLSIGDLMASILMIFMLLFIVKTIETGQELRKKEEIIEGFTGLKKNIISKIQKDFEERGIKVDLDPQTGTIKIDDKILFNTGEYLLKPEGKKYLNEFVPIYINLLLNDEQVKKELSQIIIEGHTDDVGSYIYNMELSQKRAFEVIKYIYDEMPNFKGKEELKSYITANGRSNIKVLRDESGNIDRDKSRRVEFQFKLKEDETLMKIEKTLKEGN, encoded by the coding sequence GTGTTTTTTATAAATAAAAAGAAAAAGGAGATACAAATAGAAGAAACAAATTATTGGTTATCCATTGGAGACTTAATGGCAAGTATCCTAATGATATTCATGTTGTTATTCATTGTTAAAACTATAGAAACAGGTCAAGAATTAAGAAAAAAAGAAGAAATTATTGAAGGTTTTACTGGATTAAAGAAAAATATTATATCAAAAATTCAAAAAGATTTTGAAGAAAGAGGGATAAAAGTTGATCTAGATCCTCAAACAGGAACAATAAAGATAGATGATAAAATCCTTTTTAATACTGGTGAATATCTATTAAAACCTGAAGGAAAAAAATATTTGAATGAATTTGTTCCAATTTATATAAATTTATTATTAAATGATGAGCAAGTAAAAAAAGAACTATCTCAAATAATAATAGAAGGGCATACTGATGATGTAGGAAGCTATATTTATAACATGGAATTATCTCAAAAAAGAGCCTTTGAAGTTATAAAATACATCTATGATGAAATGCCAAATTTTAAGGGAAAAGAAGAATTAAAAAGCTATATAACTGCTAATGGAAGAAGCAATATCAAAGTTTTAAGAGATGAGTCTGGAAATATTGATAGGGACAAAAGTAGAAGAGTTGAGTTTCAGTTTAAATTAAAAGAAGACGAAACTTTAATGAAAATTGAAAAAACTTTAAAAGAAGGAAATTAA
- a CDS encoding EH signature domain-containing protein, protein MNEINFKKFYPVNLEKKKDEINNFWNQIFKVVRDEKIFELIERVLKKKNLKVDEIIILLFNIKKVHDYLIHKNVELADFIMNIKFDLSEKKVKRKECMMDIYQAIVSYFNENDLELALNLFVDENINFEKEDESEIIQVYQEYSKSKKDYTLFLYDETVKAIKNNKLKDTLDRLFISEEREVFLDIMNKVLFDIVYFLKLEKDYINKILADFFDRVTHEVRIESFKKVLNYYVEEYEKTDDISVCSRAIMEKIHEYLKDPHKNSPKWQWGDFTEAQIEIMRIWLVSADLEKYFSIEVKDKIRLKFWKRYIKYIKEVRYFERLKQAIVMLTDEHIFIEFGEKGNAAYCHRKDYISFNEINRLSTNSKLKDRDEAVFFIPHSGNWEIKLKTRLYELGYRVKIWR, encoded by the coding sequence ATGAATGAAATAAATTTTAAAAAATTTTATCCAGTAAATTTAGAAAAAAAGAAAGATGAGATAAATAATTTTTGGAATCAAATTTTTAAAGTAGTAAGAGATGAAAAAATATTTGAATTGATAGAAAGAGTTTTAAAAAAGAAAAACTTAAAAGTGGATGAAATAATAATATTACTTTTTAACATAAAAAAAGTTCATGATTATTTAATTCATAAGAATGTTGAACTTGCTGATTTTATAATGAATATAAAATTTGATTTATCTGAAAAAAAAGTAAAAAGAAAAGAATGTATGATGGATATTTACCAAGCTATTGTATCATACTTTAATGAAAATGATCTAGAGTTAGCTTTGAATCTTTTTGTTGATGAAAATATTAATTTTGAAAAAGAGGATGAAAGTGAAATTATCCAAGTATATCAAGAATATAGTAAATCAAAAAAAGATTATACTTTATTTCTATATGATGAAACAGTCAAAGCTATAAAAAATAATAAGTTAAAAGATACCCTTGATAGACTTTTTATAAGTGAAGAAAGAGAAGTATTCTTAGATATAATGAATAAAGTTTTGTTTGACATAGTCTATTTTTTGAAACTTGAAAAAGATTACATTAATAAAATATTAGCAGATTTTTTTGATAGAGTAACACATGAAGTAAGAATTGAAAGTTTCAAAAAAGTTCTTAACTACTATGTTGAAGAATATGAAAAAACTGATGATATTAGTGTTTGTTCTAGAGCAATTATGGAAAAAATCCATGAATATTTAAAAGACCCTCATAAAAATAGTCCAAAATGGCAATGGGGTGATTTTACTGAAGCACAAATAGAAATTATGAGAATCTGGCTTGTAAGTGCAGATCTTGAAAAATATTTTTCAATAGAAGTAAAAGATAAAATAAGACTAAAATTCTGGAAAAGATATATAAAATATATTAAAGAAGTTAGATATTTTGAAAGACTAAAGCAAGCTATTGTGATGTTGACTGATGAACACATATTTATAGAATTTGGTGAAAAAGGAAATGCCGCTTATTGCCATAGAAAAGACTATATAAGTTTTAACGAAATAAATAGATTATCAACTAATTCAAAATTAAAGGATAGAGACGAAGCTGTATTTTTTATACCTCATTCAGGAAATTGGGAAATAAAGTTAAAGACTAGACTATACGAATTAGGCTATCGTGTAAAAATATGGAGATAA